One window of Bifidobacterium pseudocatenulatum DSM 20438 = JCM 1200 = LMG 10505 genomic DNA carries:
- a CDS encoding phosphoenolpyruvate carboxylase, with protein sequence MTIENEQITPADAAIVSSGTGTKGPEERDLPASLKEEMDLCLQILREVLGEFDEKLLAKFDEVREHALNASAERFSGILTDTNPNQDDLQKVVDIIDKTDVHEAQLLARAFTTYFHLANLCEENYRVSVLHSREAAVDDTQAVDPVNEMTCAYHQLINEMGPAKAKELLDQLEFHPVFTAHPTEARRKAVEGKIRRISQLLATHKLLGGSDKKENSRRLFNEIDALFRTSPIALKKPTPVEESETILDIFDNTLFYTIPQVYRRFDDWILGDKAGLVPPVCPAFFHPGSWIGSDRDGNPNVTAKVSRQVARKFSDHVLGALQIETRRVGKNLTMEAETTPPSAELKSLWNHQKEMSERLTDKAALISTKELHRAVMLVMADRLKATIDRDADLMYHSCEDYIADLKVVQRSLAEANAKRSAYGPLQDLIWQAETFGFHMVEMEFRQHSVVHSRALEDIREHGLHGERGELQPMTHEVLDTFRALGSIQKRNGIKAARRYIISFTKSAQNIRDVYELNRLAFSHPKDVPTIDVIPLFEQLEDLQNSVDVLEEMIKIPEVQARLKATGGKMEVMLGYSDSSKDAGPTSATLALHSAQERIAKWAESHDIDLTLFHGRGGAVGRGGGPANRAVLAQPVGSVKCRFKLTEQGEVIFARYGNPALAIRHVESVAAATLLQSAPSVEKRNTDMTAKYADMANKLDEAAHNRFLDLLNTDGFAPWFSTVTPLTEIGLLPIGSRPAKRGLGAKSLDDLRTIPWIFSWAQARINLAAWYGLGTACEQFGDLNTLRQAYEEWPLFSTFIDNIEMSLAKTDERIAKMYLALGDREDLNKKVLDEMELTRKWVLEIVGDKWPLQHRHVLGQAIRIRSPYVDALSATQVLALGSLRKRVDKEELTHGQKENYTYLILCTVSGVAAGLQNTG encoded by the coding sequence ATGACAATAGAAAACGAACAGATCACGCCTGCCGACGCAGCTATCGTCTCGTCCGGCACCGGCACCAAAGGCCCCGAGGAGCGCGATCTTCCCGCTTCCCTCAAAGAGGAAATGGATCTGTGTTTGCAGATTCTTCGCGAGGTGCTCGGCGAATTCGATGAAAAGCTGCTGGCCAAGTTCGATGAAGTGCGCGAACACGCACTGAACGCTAGCGCCGAACGCTTCTCCGGCATTCTGACGGATACGAATCCGAATCAGGATGACCTGCAGAAGGTCGTCGACATCATCGATAAAACGGATGTGCATGAGGCACAACTGCTGGCCCGCGCCTTCACCACCTACTTCCATCTGGCCAACCTATGCGAGGAGAACTACCGTGTCTCCGTGCTGCACAGCCGTGAGGCCGCCGTAGATGACACCCAAGCCGTCGACCCAGTGAACGAAATGACCTGCGCCTACCACCAGCTCATTAACGAAATGGGTCCGGCCAAAGCCAAGGAACTGCTCGACCAGCTCGAGTTCCATCCGGTGTTCACCGCGCATCCGACTGAAGCCCGCCGCAAAGCCGTGGAAGGCAAAATCCGTCGCATCTCCCAGCTGCTCGCAACGCACAAGCTGCTTGGCGGTTCAGACAAGAAGGAAAACTCCCGTCGACTCTTCAACGAGATTGACGCGCTGTTCCGCACCTCTCCGATCGCACTGAAGAAGCCGACTCCGGTTGAGGAATCTGAAACCATTCTCGATATTTTCGACAATACGTTGTTCTATACCATTCCACAGGTGTACCGTCGTTTCGACGATTGGATCCTCGGAGATAAGGCTGGCCTCGTGCCGCCGGTATGCCCGGCGTTCTTCCACCCGGGAAGCTGGATCGGCTCCGACCGTGACGGCAACCCGAATGTCACCGCCAAGGTGAGCCGTCAGGTAGCCCGCAAGTTCAGCGACCACGTGCTGGGCGCGTTGCAAATCGAGACCCGCCGCGTTGGCAAGAACCTGACGATGGAAGCTGAGACCACTCCGCCGAGTGCCGAGCTCAAGAGCCTGTGGAACCATCAGAAGGAAATGAGCGAGCGCCTGACCGACAAGGCCGCACTGATCTCCACCAAGGAGCTGCACCGTGCCGTCATGCTGGTCATGGCCGATCGTCTGAAGGCCACCATCGACCGCGATGCTGATCTCATGTACCACTCCTGCGAGGATTACATCGCCGACCTGAAGGTCGTGCAGCGCTCCCTCGCCGAAGCCAACGCCAAACGTTCCGCCTACGGCCCGCTGCAGGACCTCATCTGGCAGGCAGAGACCTTTGGCTTCCATATGGTCGAGATGGAGTTCCGCCAGCACTCCGTCGTGCATTCCCGAGCGCTGGAGGATATCCGCGAACATGGTCTGCACGGTGAGCGTGGCGAACTGCAGCCGATGACCCACGAGGTGCTCGACACCTTCCGCGCCCTTGGTTCCATCCAGAAGCGCAACGGCATCAAGGCCGCCCGTCGTTACATCATCTCCTTCACCAAGAGCGCCCAAAACATCAGGGACGTGTACGAGCTGAACCGTCTGGCGTTCTCCCATCCCAAGGATGTTCCAACCATCGACGTGATCCCGCTGTTCGAACAGCTTGAGGATCTGCAGAACTCGGTAGACGTACTCGAGGAAATGATCAAGATTCCGGAGGTCCAGGCTCGTCTGAAGGCCACCGGCGGCAAGATGGAAGTCATGCTCGGCTACTCCGACTCCTCGAAGGACGCTGGCCCGACCTCCGCAACCCTGGCCCTGCATTCCGCACAGGAACGCATCGCCAAGTGGGCGGAATCGCATGACATCGATCTGACCCTGTTCCATGGCCGCGGTGGTGCCGTCGGCCGCGGCGGCGGCCCGGCTAACCGTGCCGTACTCGCACAGCCGGTCGGCTCCGTAAAGTGCCGCTTCAAGCTCACTGAGCAGGGCGAGGTCATCTTCGCACGCTACGGCAACCCGGCACTGGCCATCCGCCACGTCGAGTCCGTTGCGGCTGCAACGCTGCTGCAGTCCGCTCCAAGCGTGGAGAAGCGCAATACGGACATGACCGCCAAGTACGCCGACATGGCCAACAAGCTCGACGAGGCCGCGCATAACCGCTTCCTCGACCTGCTGAACACCGACGGCTTCGCACCGTGGTTCTCCACCGTCACGCCGCTGACCGAAATCGGCCTGCTGCCGATCGGCTCCCGTCCGGCCAAACGTGGCCTTGGAGCCAAGTCCCTCGACGATCTGCGTACCATTCCGTGGATCTTCTCCTGGGCGCAGGCACGCATCAATCTGGCCGCATGGTACGGCCTGGGCACCGCGTGCGAACAGTTCGGCGATTTGAACACCTTGCGTCAAGCGTATGAGGAATGGCCTCTGTTCTCCACGTTCATCGACAACATCGAAATGTCGCTGGCCAAGACTGACGAGCGCATCGCCAAGATGTACCTTGCCCTCGGAGACCGTGAAGACCTCAACAAGAAGGTCCTCGACGAGATGGAGCTCACCCGCAAGTGGGTGCTCGAGATCGTAGGCGACAAGTGGCCTCTGCAGCACCGCCACGTGCTCGGCCAGGCCATCCGCATCCGCTCGCCGTACGTGGATGCGCTGTCCGCCACTCAGGTGCTCGCCCTCGGCTCGCTACGCAAGCGCGTGGACAAGGAAGAGCTCACGCACGGACAGAAGGAGAACTACACCTACCTGATCCTGTGCACCGTGTCCGGTGTCGCAGCAGGCCTGCAGAACACGGGCTGA
- a CDS encoding threonine/serine exporter family protein: protein MEDIERDWDKPVAEAGIAAKASVIVRVGMLDLGAGTGSFRVREMMHRIAYPLGVHVRADVNLTDIEASCTDGKDRITEVVDLPTTGVNTERIWLLEHFADWFNVNLGKGSMYHSQSDVSEGLMQHLDKRDASQVSADLSKRLRERQKAEQNQEGSDDPVLDALEMVTERAEVTDTTAQPLHLRDIEAASEQHNRGEREAERETKRETAGTANVTSSESTTKKARKNRNHKPPKGQYAEHFDHVGKEADQSQGITVRQAHERLDMIERRKPLYSPAFAGFASACACASFVFLLGGGPFDMIGAFIGAGLGHWLRRRLFAHHLNQFFVTFVCVAVAALACTGTLRLIGIFEPVALQHDTAYIGAMLFVIPGFPLITGGLDMAKIDFPSGIQRVAYVLCIILMATLAGWMVASIVHLNPEGFEPLGLNPVVNCLLRFVFAFIGVWGFSTMFNSPQRMCLVAATIGAITDTLRLEIVDMGVPAEAGAFIGALLAGLLASAWRSAVHRSWLAPHLGYPRICLTVPSIVIMVPGLYMYQAMFHLGQFDTLNALDWAFRAFMVIICLPIGLAMARVITDKSWRYDI, encoded by the coding sequence ATGGAAGATATCGAACGGGATTGGGACAAGCCGGTCGCTGAAGCGGGAATCGCAGCAAAAGCCAGCGTGATCGTACGCGTCGGCATGCTCGATCTCGGCGCGGGCACCGGAAGCTTCCGCGTACGCGAAATGATGCACCGCATCGCCTATCCGCTGGGCGTGCACGTGCGCGCCGACGTGAACCTCACCGACATCGAAGCCTCCTGCACCGACGGCAAAGACCGTATCACCGAAGTCGTCGACCTGCCAACCACCGGCGTCAACACGGAACGCATTTGGCTGCTCGAACACTTCGCTGACTGGTTCAACGTGAACCTCGGCAAAGGATCGATGTACCACAGCCAATCCGACGTGTCCGAAGGACTTATGCAGCATCTCGACAAGCGTGATGCGTCGCAGGTGTCGGCTGACCTGTCGAAGCGTCTTCGCGAACGTCAGAAAGCCGAACAGAATCAGGAGGGATCTGACGATCCCGTGCTCGACGCGCTTGAAATGGTGACGGAACGCGCCGAAGTGACCGATACCACCGCGCAGCCGTTGCACTTGCGTGACATCGAAGCGGCAAGCGAGCAGCATAATCGCGGTGAACGTGAAGCCGAACGTGAAACCAAGCGTGAAACTGCCGGTACGGCCAACGTTACGTCAAGCGAATCGACCACGAAAAAAGCGCGCAAAAATCGCAATCACAAGCCGCCAAAAGGTCAATACGCCGAACATTTCGACCACGTCGGAAAAGAAGCGGACCAATCGCAAGGCATCACCGTTCGCCAAGCCCACGAACGACTCGACATGATCGAACGACGCAAACCCCTGTATTCGCCGGCGTTCGCGGGATTCGCCTCGGCCTGCGCCTGCGCATCCTTCGTGTTCCTGCTTGGTGGCGGTCCCTTCGATATGATCGGCGCGTTCATCGGCGCGGGACTTGGTCACTGGCTGCGCCGCCGCCTGTTCGCCCACCATCTCAACCAGTTCTTCGTGACGTTCGTATGCGTGGCCGTCGCGGCACTCGCCTGCACGGGCACCCTGCGATTGATTGGTATTTTCGAGCCCGTCGCATTGCAGCATGATACGGCTTACATCGGTGCCATGCTGTTTGTGATTCCTGGATTCCCGCTGATTACGGGTGGACTTGATATGGCGAAAATTGATTTTCCGTCAGGTATTCAGCGCGTTGCGTACGTGTTGTGCATTATTTTGATGGCGACGCTCGCAGGCTGGATGGTCGCTTCGATCGTGCATTTGAATCCGGAAGGATTCGAGCCGTTGGGACTCAATCCGGTTGTCAATTGCCTGTTGCGTTTCGTGTTCGCATTCATCGGCGTCTGGGGCTTCTCCACCATGTTCAACTCGCCGCAGCGCATGTGCCTTGTCGCCGCCACCATTGGCGCCATTACTGACACCTTGCGTTTGGAAATCGTTGACATGGGCGTTCCCGCCGAAGCCGGCGCATTCATCGGCGCACTGCTCGCAGGCCTGCTTGCCTCCGCATGGCGTTCTGCGGTTCATCGCAGCTGGCTCGCTCCGCATCTCGGCTACCCGCGCATCTGCCTGACCGTGCCGTCCATCGTGATCATGGTTCCCGGTTTGTACATGTATCAAGCCATGTTCCACCTCGGCCAATTCGACACCTTGAACGCCCTCGACTGGGCTTTCCGCGCGTTCATGGTGATTATCTGTCTGCCGATCGGCCTAGCCATGGCTCGCGTTATCACCGATAAGTCTTGGAGATACGATATTTGA
- a CDS encoding sodium/proline symporter: MVTKDFWVLLAMVIYFVAMLTIGFIYSKRSNSSTRQYFAGGRGVGPWLTALSAEASDMSGWLLMGLPGVAYFTGAADPLWTALGLALGTYLNWKLVARRLRRYSVVAGDAITIPDFFSKRFHDKRNIVSTIAALIILVFFCVYVGSCFVTVGKLFSTLFGWDYHLTMVIGAAIVFAYTVIGGYLSVVVTDFIQGLLMFFALAVVFIGSVASVGGVDNTVAFLKGIPGFLDGTQMATPILNDAGEQIVKAGQAMFGAPTEYGVITMISMLAWGLGYFGMPQVLVRFLSIRSSEEIKKSRIIATTWCVVSLACGVCIGLVGRAMMPTQFVTQSAAENIFIVVSQALLPSFMCGIVVSGIFAASMSSSSSYLIIGASAVGENIFRGLLYRKATDRQVMMVARITLLVMFIFGIVVAFDQNSSIFQVVSYAWAGLGASFGPLMLCSLYWRRTNKFGAIAGMLSGTATVLIWHNFIKPLGGVFAIYELLPAFIISLLFIVVVSLLTPAPDAEVLHEFDHYLDDPDDRKVDDDLVAAEIASGEKRAKI, from the coding sequence ATGGTTACCAAAGATTTTTGGGTGCTGCTGGCGATGGTCATCTATTTTGTGGCCATGCTCACCATCGGCTTCATCTACTCCAAGCGGTCCAATTCCTCCACTCGTCAGTATTTCGCGGGTGGTCGAGGCGTTGGTCCATGGCTGACGGCATTGAGCGCCGAAGCCTCCGATATGAGCGGCTGGCTGCTCATGGGACTGCCGGGCGTCGCCTACTTCACCGGTGCCGCCGACCCGCTGTGGACGGCCCTCGGCCTGGCTCTCGGCACCTACCTCAACTGGAAGCTCGTCGCACGCCGTTTGCGCCGCTACTCCGTGGTGGCAGGTGACGCGATCACCATTCCGGACTTCTTCTCCAAACGATTCCATGACAAACGCAATATCGTCTCCACCATCGCGGCGCTGATCATCCTCGTATTTTTCTGTGTGTATGTCGGTAGCTGCTTCGTGACGGTCGGCAAACTTTTCTCGACCCTGTTCGGCTGGGACTACCACCTGACCATGGTGATCGGCGCTGCCATCGTGTTCGCCTACACCGTGATCGGAGGCTATCTTTCCGTGGTCGTGACCGACTTCATCCAAGGCTTGCTCATGTTCTTCGCGCTGGCAGTGGTGTTCATCGGTTCCGTCGCATCCGTCGGCGGCGTCGACAACACCGTCGCCTTCCTCAAAGGCATTCCAGGCTTCCTTGACGGCACGCAAATGGCCACGCCGATTCTGAACGATGCCGGCGAGCAGATTGTCAAGGCTGGCCAGGCCATGTTCGGCGCGCCTACCGAATACGGCGTGATCACCATGATTTCCATGCTTGCGTGGGGTCTTGGCTATTTCGGCATGCCGCAGGTGCTCGTGCGATTCCTGTCGATCCGCAGTTCCGAAGAGATCAAGAAGTCTCGCATCATCGCCACCACGTGGTGTGTGGTGTCGCTGGCGTGCGGCGTGTGCATCGGTTTGGTTGGCCGTGCGATGATGCCGACGCAGTTCGTCACGCAGTCCGCTGCGGAGAACATTTTCATCGTGGTTTCGCAGGCTCTGCTGCCGAGCTTCATGTGCGGCATCGTGGTGTCGGGCATTTTCGCCGCGTCCATGAGTTCGTCGTCGTCATACCTGATTATCGGCGCTTCCGCGGTCGGTGAGAATATTTTCCGCGGATTGCTCTATCGCAAGGCCACCGATCGTCAGGTGATGATGGTTGCGCGCATCACATTGCTGGTTATGTTCATTTTCGGCATTGTGGTTGCGTTCGATCAGAATTCGTCGATTTTCCAGGTTGTTTCGTATGCATGGGCCGGTTTGGGCGCTTCGTTCGGTCCGCTGATGCTCTGCTCGCTGTATTGGCGTCGTACCAATAAATTCGGTGCGATTGCGGGCATGCTTTCCGGTACTGCGACCGTGCTGATCTGGCATAATTTCATCAAGCCGCTTGGTGGTGTCTTCGCTATTTACGAGCTGCTTCCGGCGTTCATCATCTCGCTGCTGTTCATTGTGGTGGTGTCGCTGCTGACTCCGGCTCCCGATGCTGAAGTGCTGCACGAGTTCGATCATTATCTTGATGATCCCGATGACCGCAAGGTGGATGACGATTTGGTCGCAGCGGAAATCGCTTCCGGCGAAAAGCGCGCGAAAATCTAA
- the trpS gene encoding tryptophan--tRNA ligase, translating into MTDETQEQQITAVGNEMSASFLAAKKRSDATLAAIEQNPGKFTMLTGDRPTGRLHLGHYFGSIRERVAMQNRGVNSNIIIADYQVITDRDTTAHIEDNVLNLVLDYMAAGIDPEKTMIFTHSAVPAENQLMLPFLSLVTEAELHRNPTVKSEMEASGHALTGLLLTYPVHQACDILFCKANVVPIGKDNLPHVEITRTIARRFNERYAKKHPVFPEPAAILSEAPEIPGLDGRKMSKSYGNSIMLGATAQETAKLIKKSPTDSERRITFDPIARPQVSALLTTAGLVTGRDPKEIAEEIGDSGAGALKAYVIESVNSFLEPHRARREELAKDMDYVRDVLAEGNKKANAIANETLEQVRDAMGMRY; encoded by the coding sequence ATGACGGACGAAACCCAGGAGCAGCAGATCACCGCTGTCGGCAATGAAATGAGCGCGAGCTTCCTCGCAGCGAAGAAGCGTTCCGACGCAACGCTCGCCGCAATCGAACAGAATCCGGGCAAGTTCACCATGCTGACCGGCGACCGTCCGACCGGACGTCTGCATCTCGGCCATTATTTTGGTTCGATTCGTGAGCGCGTCGCCATGCAGAATCGCGGCGTGAATTCGAATATCATCATCGCCGATTATCAGGTGATCACCGATCGTGACACGACCGCGCACATCGAAGACAATGTGCTCAACTTGGTGCTTGACTACATGGCTGCCGGCATCGATCCGGAAAAGACCATGATTTTCACGCATTCCGCCGTTCCTGCGGAGAACCAGCTGATGCTGCCGTTCCTGTCATTGGTGACTGAGGCCGAGCTGCATCGCAATCCTACGGTGAAGTCGGAAATGGAAGCTTCCGGCCATGCGCTGACCGGCCTGCTGCTGACTTATCCGGTGCATCAGGCATGCGACATTCTGTTCTGCAAGGCCAATGTGGTACCGATCGGCAAGGATAACCTGCCGCATGTCGAGATCACGCGCACCATCGCGCGTCGTTTCAACGAACGCTACGCCAAGAAGCATCCGGTGTTCCCCGAGCCGGCCGCGATTCTGTCTGAAGCGCCGGAGATTCCAGGCTTGGATGGCCGCAAGATGAGCAAGTCGTACGGCAATTCCATCATGTTGGGCGCCACAGCGCAGGAGACCGCCAAGCTCATCAAGAAGAGTCCGACCGATTCCGAGCGCCGCATCACGTTCGATCCGATCGCACGTCCGCAGGTTTCCGCACTGCTGACGACCGCCGGTTTGGTCACCGGTCGCGATCCGAAGGAGATCGCCGAGGAGATCGGCGATTCCGGTGCGGGCGCGCTGAAGGCGTATGTGATCGAATCGGTGAACAGCTTCCTTGAGCCGCATCGCGCCCGTCGCGAGGAACTCGCCAAGGATATGGATTACGTGCGCGACGTGCTCGCCGAAGGCAACAAGAAGGCCAACGCCATCGCCAACGAAACGTTGGAGCAGGTGCGCGACGCCATGGGCATGCGCTACTAA
- a CDS encoding DUF3073 domain-containing protein: MGRGRQKAKQQKIARKLKYLTTDTDYDELAKELGAQEPGSGSFDPFADIEAKYSHDADAEDEISEDAQESAQTDAEDDLDEYAKWAAEAAAKATSGEFPAAKSAAPKPHKPIPMPMPSALKPKKQD; the protein is encoded by the coding sequence ATGGGCCGCGGACGTCAGAAAGCCAAACAGCAGAAAATAGCCCGAAAGCTCAAGTACCTGACCACCGACACCGATTATGATGAGCTCGCCAAGGAGCTCGGTGCCCAGGAGCCTGGTTCGGGTTCTTTTGATCCTTTCGCCGATATCGAAGCAAAATATTCTCACGATGCGGACGCTGAAGATGAGATTTCTGAAGATGCTCAGGAGTCCGCGCAAACCGACGCCGAGGATGACCTCGACGAGTATGCAAAGTGGGCCGCAGAGGCGGCGGCGAAGGCCACGAGCGGAGAGTTCCCGGCAGCCAAGTCCGCCGCGCCGAAGCCACACAAGCCCATCCCGATGCCGATGCCCAGCGCACTGAAGCCGAAGAAGCAGGACTGA
- a CDS encoding sterol carrier family protein: MAVIREQDLHKGHDAFAQWLQTSHRMIADNIPANTDAARDFRLEFSPRLPRQLWAMAVRYSLHLLEKKAPGAGVEVRVAPWGAIKILDGPASDPHNLTPPDVIELEPDVWMRLATGITSWAEEKEAGRITAVGERDDLSSLLPLV; this comes from the coding sequence ATGGCTGTTATTCGAGAACAAGATCTGCATAAGGGGCATGACGCATTTGCACAATGGCTGCAAACGTCTCATCGCATGATCGCCGACAATATTCCCGCAAATACCGACGCGGCCCGCGATTTCCGTCTGGAATTCTCTCCACGATTGCCACGCCAACTGTGGGCGATGGCGGTGCGCTACTCGCTGCATCTGCTGGAGAAAAAAGCGCCCGGGGCGGGCGTGGAAGTTCGTGTCGCGCCGTGGGGTGCCATCAAGATTCTCGACGGACCGGCATCCGATCCGCATAATCTCACACCGCCGGACGTGATCGAACTGGAACCGGACGTGTGGATGAGACTCGCCACGGGCATCACCAGCTGGGCTGAGGAGAAGGAGGCAGGACGCATCACGGCCGTTGGCGAACGCGACGATTTGAGTAGCTTGCTGCCGTTGGTGTGA
- a CDS encoding glycogen/starch/alpha-glucan phosphorylase has translation MTEITAPKSAVTAEQFADEIREQLKYTQGVTVEQAKPADVYVAASAAVRRHLMDSWFKTQSDMVNGNTKAVGYLSAEFLMGKQLRNALLNAGLTEQFDAAVKELGFSVQDVVDAEHEPGLGNGGLGRLAACFIDSLASLGVPAFGYGIQYKYGIFEQKFDENGKQIETPDYWLTNEEPWGHIDYNRDQKVSFGGEVVEEDGKKVWKPAWSVRAVPVDYMVPGYASGRVNTLRLWTAKSYDEFDLLTFNKSEYLDAVKPQVEAENISKILYPEDSTPQGKALRLEQQYFFVSASIHDAIRVFYPGQDKPDLTTFADKITFQLNDTHPVIGIPELMRVLMDEYGYDWDTAWTVTNKTFNYTCHTLLPEALEVWPSKLIGELLPRHLEIIEKIQDQFAAELKAKCVDEATIKDMAIYTGDSVRMAYLATYGGSHVNGVAELHSQLLKDVTLKNFSDVYPDKFTNVTNGVTPRRFVKLANPRLSDLITEGLGTDKWVSDLELLKGLEPLAADDEFVKKFAAVKQANKVDFSNYAKREYGFDIDPNTMINTMVKRLHEYKRQALKILAVIARYADIKSGRIAADDVMPRTIVFGAKAAPGYYLAKQTIQLINNVARVINNDPDVKGKLNVYFPWNYNVRLAQHLIPATDLDEQISQAGKEASGTGNMKFALNGAMTVGTLDGANVEIRERVGAENFFLFGMTVDEVDALYAEGYDPKKYYEADPRLKAAIDMVADGTFSNGDKTVYEDLVHDWLTKDWFMTLADFGAYTAIQSEIEALYAQPLEWNRKALINVANSGYFSSDRSMEDYLERIWMTGPLK, from the coding sequence ATGACTGAAATTACCGCACCGAAGTCCGCGGTCACCGCGGAGCAGTTCGCAGACGAGATCCGCGAGCAGCTGAAGTACACCCAGGGCGTCACCGTCGAGCAGGCCAAGCCGGCCGACGTGTACGTCGCCGCGTCCGCCGCAGTGCGCCGCCACCTCATGGATTCCTGGTTCAAGACCCAGTCCGACATGGTCAACGGCAACACCAAGGCAGTCGGCTACCTGTCCGCAGAATTCCTGATGGGCAAGCAGCTGCGCAACGCGCTGCTCAACGCCGGTCTGACCGAGCAGTTCGACGCCGCGGTCAAGGAACTCGGCTTCTCCGTGCAGGACGTCGTCGACGCCGAGCACGAGCCGGGCCTCGGCAACGGTGGCCTCGGCCGTCTGGCCGCCTGCTTCATCGATTCGCTCGCCTCGCTGGGCGTGCCGGCATTCGGTTATGGCATTCAGTACAAGTACGGCATCTTCGAGCAGAAGTTCGATGAAAACGGCAAGCAGATCGAAACCCCGGACTACTGGCTGACCAATGAAGAGCCGTGGGGACACATCGATTACAACCGCGACCAGAAGGTTTCCTTCGGCGGCGAAGTCGTTGAGGAAGATGGCAAGAAGGTATGGAAGCCGGCTTGGTCCGTGCGTGCGGTGCCGGTCGACTACATGGTTCCGGGCTACGCCTCCGGCCGTGTGAACACCCTGCGTCTGTGGACCGCCAAGAGCTACGACGAGTTCGACCTGCTCACCTTCAACAAGTCCGAGTACCTTGACGCCGTCAAGCCGCAGGTTGAAGCTGAGAACATCTCCAAGATCCTGTATCCGGAAGATTCCACCCCGCAGGGCAAGGCACTGCGTCTCGAGCAGCAGTACTTCTTCGTGTCCGCCTCCATCCACGACGCCATCCGCGTCTTCTACCCGGGTCAGGACAAGCCGGATCTGACCACCTTCGCGGACAAGATCACCTTCCAGCTCAACGACACCCACCCGGTCATCGGCATTCCGGAGCTCATGCGCGTCCTCATGGACGAGTACGGCTACGATTGGGACACCGCCTGGACCGTCACCAACAAGACCTTCAACTACACCTGCCACACCCTGCTTCCGGAAGCCCTGGAAGTGTGGCCGTCCAAGCTCATCGGCGAACTCCTGCCGCGTCACCTCGAAATCATCGAGAAGATCCAGGACCAGTTCGCAGCCGAGCTCAAGGCCAAGTGCGTCGACGAAGCCACCATCAAGGACATGGCCATCTACACCGGCGACTCCGTGCGCATGGCCTACCTGGCCACCTACGGCGGCTCCCATGTCAACGGCGTTGCCGAGCTGCACTCCCAGCTGCTCAAGGACGTCACCCTGAAGAACTTCTCCGACGTGTATCCGGACAAGTTCACCAACGTGACCAACGGCGTGACCCCTCGCCGCTTCGTCAAGCTCGCCAACCCGCGTCTGTCCGACCTCATCACCGAAGGCCTCGGCACCGACAAGTGGGTGAGCGACCTCGAACTGCTCAAGGGCCTCGAACCGCTCGCAGCCGATGACGAATTCGTCAAGAAGTTCGCCGCCGTCAAGCAGGCCAACAAGGTTGACTTCTCCAACTACGCCAAGCGCGAATACGGCTTCGACATCGACCCGAACACCATGATCAACACCATGGTCAAGCGTCTGCACGAATACAAGCGTCAGGCACTGAAGATCCTCGCCGTGATCGCACGCTACGCCGACATCAAGTCCGGCAGGATCGCCGCCGACGATGTCATGCCGCGCACCATCGTGTTCGGCGCCAAGGCCGCTCCGGGCTACTACCTCGCCAAGCAGACCATCCAGCTGATCAACAACGTCGCCCGCGTCATCAACAACGACCCGGATGTCAAGGGCAAGCTGAACGTCTACTTCCCGTGGAACTACAACGTGCGTCTCGCACAGCACCTCATCCCGGCAACCGACCTCGACGAGCAGATCTCCCAGGCCGGCAAGGAAGCCTCCGGTACCGGCAACATGAAGTTCGCTCTCAACGGCGCCATGACCGTCGGCACCCTCGACGGTGCCAACGTCGAAATCCGTGAGCGCGTCGGCGCTGAGAACTTCTTCCTCTTCGGCATGACCGTCGACGAGGTGGATGCCCTCTATGCCGAAGGCTACGATCCGAAGAAGTACTACGAGGCCGATCCTCGTCTCAAAGCCGCCATCGACATGGTCGCGGACGGCACCTTCTCCAACGGCGACAAGACCGTGTACGAAGACCTTGTCCACGATTGGCTCACCAAGGACTGGTTCATGACCCTCGCCGACTTCGGCGCCTACACCGCCATCCAGTCGGAAATCGAGGCCCTCTACGCCCAGCCGCTCGAATGGAACCGCAAGGCCCTCATCAACGTGGCGAACTCGGGCTACTTCAGCTCCGACCGCTCGATGGAGGATTACCTCGAGCGCATCTGGATGACCGGTCCGCTCAAGTAA